A section of the Bradyrhizobium oligotrophicum S58 genome encodes:
- a CDS encoding DUF2778 domain-containing protein yields MASSEASVDVLLSHGRFGRSEAIALVLAALAIAAGASAWIAASSDSVPSAAAALPPAATPSMTFETRFAPASASASAYSEKDAVRALDRFALRGGIDRQLLDARAALVKGMESRDAGARDPNNSDWRPMLTEGSSVTMPAPGVPLPRPRPSVANLPTSLVSASATEAVGRVDDRSILQKLSDLLPNPTKLASLGPDSGVVRSGIDLGALGYDKTAVYDIKAKMVYLPSGIGLEAHSGMGSLRDDPEHVNQRMVGATPPATYDLKPRERPFHGVRALRMNVVDGSTLGRSGLLTHPYMLGPEGDSNGCVSIKNYDRFLKAYDDGEFNRLVVVIGLEADTPTRTAQKTE; encoded by the coding sequence ATGGCTTCCAGTGAAGCAAGCGTAGACGTTCTGTTGTCGCATGGCCGCTTCGGGCGCTCCGAAGCGATCGCGCTCGTGCTTGCAGCACTCGCGATCGCAGCGGGCGCTTCTGCATGGATCGCTGCCAGCAGCGATTCTGTGCCCAGTGCGGCCGCAGCGTTGCCGCCAGCCGCCACGCCGTCCATGACGTTCGAGACACGGTTCGCGCCGGCCTCGGCCTCGGCCTCTGCCTATTCGGAAAAAGACGCCGTCCGCGCGCTCGACCGATTCGCACTCCGCGGCGGCATCGACCGCCAGCTGCTCGATGCCCGGGCCGCGCTGGTGAAGGGCATGGAATCGCGCGATGCAGGCGCGCGCGACCCCAACAACAGCGACTGGCGGCCGATGCTCACGGAGGGAAGCTCGGTCACGATGCCCGCCCCCGGCGTGCCGCTGCCGCGGCCGCGGCCGTCCGTGGCCAACCTGCCGACCAGCCTGGTCTCGGCCAGTGCGACGGAAGCCGTCGGGCGCGTCGACGATCGCTCGATCCTGCAGAAGCTGTCGGACCTGCTGCCGAACCCGACCAAGCTCGCTTCGCTCGGACCTGACAGCGGCGTCGTGCGTTCCGGCATCGATCTCGGGGCGCTCGGCTACGACAAGACCGCAGTCTACGACATCAAGGCAAAGATGGTCTATCTGCCCTCCGGTATCGGGCTCGAAGCCCATTCCGGGATGGGCAGCCTGCGTGACGACCCCGAGCACGTCAATCAGCGCATGGTCGGCGCGACGCCGCCCGCCACCTACGATCTCAAGCCACGCGAAAGGCCGTTTCACGGCGTGCGCGCCCTGCGCATGAACGTGGTGGACGGATCGACCCTCGGCCGCAGCGGCCTTCTCACCCACCCCTATATGCTGGGTCCGGAGGGCGACTCGAACGGCTGCGTGTCGATCAAGAATTACGATCGCTTCCTGAAGGCGTATGATGACGGCGAGTTCAACCGACTCGTCGTCGTCATCGGGCTCGAGGCTGATACCCCGACGCGGACCGCGCAAAAGACCGAGTGA
- a CDS encoding ABC transporter substrate-binding protein, whose translation MTTFRRAKLALKLSLGAALALGLATSLPAKADEQFFPLQSYRVGPYAAGGTCFFGGFIDYLNLINIRDGGVNGVKLTWDEGETQYEVERGVEVYERLKSRPGVAAWNPLSVGIAYAMIDRIGKDKVPLITINHGRTDSTDGRVFPYVFPLLLNPYSETSGIVNYIANREGGAEKLKGKKLVVLYHGSPYGKETIPIYKLLADKYGFELEQIEVPHPGNEQQSQWLSIRRAKADYVVLRGWGVMNPVALKTAQKTGFPVDHIIGNVWSNSEEDVIPAGDAAKGYVAITTQASGAEYPVLQEVIKTVYGAGKGNLDDKKRIGSVYHNLGIVNGILNVEAVRIAQEKFGKRTLTGDEVRWGFEHLQLDPARVEALGAKGLFHSINVTWDNHEGNGRVTFQQWDGARWKVVSDWISPDWAALRPIIEKSSTAYAREHGIKIRTSGDDPVGQ comes from the coding sequence ATGACGACGTTCAGACGTGCGAAGCTGGCCTTGAAGCTATCCTTGGGGGCGGCGCTTGCCTTGGGGCTGGCGACCAGCCTGCCGGCGAAAGCCGACGAGCAGTTCTTTCCGCTGCAGAGCTATCGCGTCGGCCCCTATGCGGCCGGCGGCACCTGCTTCTTCGGCGGCTTCATCGACTATCTCAACCTCATCAACATCCGCGACGGCGGCGTCAATGGCGTCAAGCTGACCTGGGACGAGGGCGAGACCCAGTACGAGGTCGAGCGCGGCGTCGAGGTCTATGAGCGGCTGAAGAGCCGGCCCGGCGTGGCCGCCTGGAATCCGCTCTCGGTCGGCATCGCCTATGCGATGATCGATCGCATCGGCAAGGACAAGGTGCCGCTGATCACGATCAACCACGGCCGCACGGACTCCACCGATGGTCGCGTGTTCCCTTACGTCTTCCCGCTGCTGCTCAATCCCTACAGCGAGACCTCGGGCATCGTGAACTACATTGCCAACCGCGAGGGTGGTGCTGAGAAGCTGAAGGGCAAGAAGCTCGTCGTGCTCTATCACGGCTCTCCTTACGGCAAGGAGACGATCCCGATCTACAAGCTGCTCGCGGACAAATACGGCTTCGAGCTCGAGCAGATCGAGGTGCCGCATCCCGGCAACGAGCAGCAGTCGCAATGGCTGTCGATCCGTCGCGCCAAGGCCGATTATGTCGTGCTGCGCGGCTGGGGCGTGATGAACCCGGTGGCGCTGAAGACCGCGCAGAAGACAGGCTTCCCGGTCGACCACATCATCGGCAACGTCTGGTCCAACTCGGAAGAGGACGTGATCCCGGCCGGTGATGCCGCCAAGGGCTATGTCGCGATCACCACCCAGGCCTCCGGCGCCGAATACCCGGTGCTGCAGGAGGTGATCAAGACCGTCTACGGCGCCGGCAAGGGCAATCTCGACGACAAGAAGCGGATCGGCAGCGTCTACCACAATCTCGGCATCGTGAATGGCATCCTCAACGTCGAGGCGGTCCGCATCGCGCAGGAGAAGTTCGGCAAGCGGACCCTGACCGGCGACGAGGTCCGCTGGGGCTTCGAGCACCTGCAGCTCGATCCGGCGCGCGTGGAAGCGCTCGGCGCCAAGGGCCTGTTCCACTCGATCAACGTCACCTGGGACAATCACGAGGGCAACGGCCGCGTGACCTTCCAGCAATGGGACGGCGCCAGGTGGAAGGTCGTCTCCGACTGGATCTCGCCGGACTGGGCGGCGCTGCGGCCGATCATCGAGAAGTCGTCGACGGCCTACGCGCGGGAGCACGGCATCAAGATCCGCACGTCGGGTGATGATCCGGTCGGGCAGTAA
- the sfnG gene encoding dimethylsulfone monooxygenase SfnG has product MTAKDSSIKFAYWVPNVSGGLVISNIAQRTSWDIGYNKKLAQIAEASGFDYALSQIRFTAGYGAEYQHESVSFSHALLEATTTLKVIAAILPGPWHPAVVAKQIATINHLTEGRVAVNIVSGWFRGEFTAIGEPWLDHDERYRRSEEFIRALRGIWTEDNFNLRGDFYRFTNYTLKPKPIDPQPEIFQGGSSRAARDMASRVSDWYFTNGNSVEGIQAQVDDIRAKAKANNHSVKIGVNAFAIARDTEAEAQAVLKEIIDHANPDAVHAFAHEVANAGKASPEREGNWAKSTFEDLVQYNDGFKTNLIGTPLQIAERIVALKQVGVDLVLLGFLHFQEEVAYFGKHVIPLVRELEAKVQTKAGLQAAE; this is encoded by the coding sequence ATGACGGCCAAGGACTCGTCCATCAAGTTCGCCTATTGGGTGCCCAACGTGTCGGGCGGTCTCGTGATCTCCAACATCGCGCAGCGCACGAGCTGGGACATCGGCTACAACAAGAAGCTGGCGCAGATCGCCGAGGCCAGCGGCTTCGACTATGCACTCAGCCAGATTCGTTTTACGGCCGGCTACGGCGCCGAATATCAGCATGAATCGGTGTCGTTCAGCCACGCGCTGCTCGAAGCGACCACGACGCTGAAGGTGATTGCGGCGATCCTGCCTGGCCCCTGGCATCCCGCCGTCGTCGCCAAGCAGATCGCCACCATCAACCATCTCACCGAGGGCCGCGTGGCGGTCAACATCGTCAGTGGCTGGTTCCGCGGCGAGTTCACGGCGATCGGCGAGCCCTGGCTCGACCACGACGAGCGCTACCGCCGCTCGGAGGAGTTCATTCGTGCTCTCCGGGGGATCTGGACCGAGGACAATTTCAATCTTCGCGGCGACTTCTATCGCTTCACGAACTACACGCTGAAGCCGAAGCCGATCGACCCGCAGCCCGAGATCTTCCAGGGCGGCAGCTCGCGTGCGGCCCGCGACATGGCCTCGCGTGTCTCCGACTGGTACTTCACCAACGGCAACTCGGTCGAGGGCATCCAGGCGCAGGTCGACGACATCAGGGCCAAGGCGAAGGCCAACAATCATTCCGTGAAGATCGGCGTCAATGCGTTCGCGATCGCGCGCGACACCGAAGCCGAGGCGCAGGCCGTGCTCAAGGAGATCATCGATCACGCCAACCCCGACGCCGTCCATGCCTTTGCCCATGAGGTGGCGAATGCCGGCAAGGCCTCGCCGGAGCGCGAGGGCAATTGGGCCAAATCGACCTTCGAGGATCTCGTCCAGTACAATGATGGCTTCAAGACCAATTTGATCGGCACGCCCTTGCAGATCGCCGAGCGCATCGTCGCGCTCAAGCAGGTCGGCGTCGATCTGGTGCTGCTCGGCTTCCTGCACTTCCAGGAGGAGGTCGCCTATTTCGGCAAGCACGTGATCCCGCTGGTGCGCGAGCTCGAAGCCAAGGTTCAGACCAAGGCTGGCCTGCAGGCGGCCGAGTAG
- a CDS encoding DUF1810 domain-containing protein codes for MNLEADPLGRFVDAQNSIYSRVTAELAAGHKQSHWMWFIFPQVEGLGTSVMAQRYAIRSGAEAEAFLAHPVLGPRLLECTRLVLAVRDKSLREILGSPDDVKFRSCMTLFDAVRPDAEFAMALDRYCDGKRDQATLAFLRRAG; via the coding sequence ATGAACCTGGAAGCTGATCCCCTTGGCCGATTTGTCGACGCACAGAATTCGATTTATTCGCGCGTGACCGCCGAACTTGCGGCCGGACACAAACAAAGCCACTGGATGTGGTTCATCTTTCCGCAGGTCGAGGGGCTCGGCACCTCGGTCATGGCGCAGCGCTACGCCATCCGCTCCGGCGCGGAGGCTGAGGCCTTCCTCGCCCATCCCGTGCTCGGGCCGCGCCTTCTCGAATGCACGCGCCTCGTGCTCGCCGTGCGGGACAAGTCGCTGCGCGAGATCCTGGGCTCGCCCGACGATGTCAAATTCCGATCCTGCATGACGCTGTTCGATGCGGTCCGGCCGGATGCGGAGTTCGCAATGGCGCTCGATCGCTATTGCGACGGCAAGCGCGACCAGGCGACGTTGGCGTTTCTGCGCCGCGCCGGATGA
- a CDS encoding branched-chain amino acid ABC transporter permease: MTTITDIVPAPARSSLLNANALGIVLLLGLGYIIVPLVGSDYLMDAVLTPFLALALAAVGLNVLTGYAGQVSLGSAAFLAVGAYAAYDLNLRLPELPLLADIVLAGGIAAAIGIIFGLPSLRLRGFYLAVSTLAAQFFVQWALTKFGWFSNDNASGVIDAPVLRVGSLTFTSATGRYVFSLSVVAIATALTARLLASQTGRNFIAVRDHEVAAKVIGVPLLRTKLLAFGFSSFLIGVAGVLWAFAYLRTVEPAGFNLDRSFQILFIIIIGGLASLRGAFVGAAFIVAFPLLLSRLGAAVLGSVFDSGVLEMSQRIVIGALIIAVLIAEPRGLIALVDRATRALRRFRSSQT, translated from the coding sequence ATGACCACGATCACTGACATCGTCCCGGCACCGGCGCGGTCGTCGCTGTTGAATGCCAATGCGCTCGGCATCGTCCTGCTGCTTGGGCTCGGCTACATCATCGTGCCGCTGGTCGGCTCGGACTATCTGATGGACGCGGTGCTGACGCCGTTCCTCGCGCTGGCGCTCGCGGCCGTCGGCCTCAACGTGCTCACCGGCTATGCCGGCCAGGTGTCGCTGGGGTCGGCGGCGTTCCTCGCGGTCGGCGCTTATGCGGCCTACGATCTCAACTTGAGATTGCCGGAACTGCCGCTCCTCGCCGACATCGTGCTGGCCGGCGGCATCGCAGCTGCGATCGGCATCATCTTCGGCCTGCCCAGCCTGCGGCTGCGCGGCTTCTATCTCGCGGTCTCGACCTTGGCCGCGCAGTTCTTCGTGCAGTGGGCGCTGACCAAGTTCGGCTGGTTCTCCAACGACAATGCGTCGGGCGTGATCGACGCGCCGGTGCTTCGTGTGGGCAGCCTGACCTTCACCTCGGCGACCGGCCGCTATGTGTTCTCGCTCTCGGTCGTGGCGATCGCCACCGCGCTGACGGCGCGGCTGCTGGCCTCGCAGACCGGGCGCAACTTCATCGCGGTGCGCGACCACGAGGTCGCAGCCAAGGTGATCGGCGTGCCGCTCTTGCGTACCAAGCTGCTCGCCTTCGGGTTCTCGTCGTTCCTGATCGGTGTCGCCGGCGTGCTCTGGGCATTCGCCTACTTGCGCACGGTCGAGCCGGCCGGCTTCAATCTCGACCGCTCGTTCCAGATCCTGTTCATCATCATCATCGGTGGGCTGGCGTCGCTGCGCGGCGCCTTCGTCGGCGCGGCCTTCATCGTCGCCTTTCCCCTGCTGCTGTCGCGGCTCGGGGCCGCGGTGCTCGGCAGCGTGTTCGATTCCGGCGTGCTCGAAATGAGCCAGCGCATCGTCATCGGCGCGCTGATCATTGCCGTCCTGATCGCCGAGCCGCGCGGCCTGATCGCCCTCGTCGATCGTGCCACGCGCGCGCTGCGCCGCTTCCGTTCATCCCAGACCTGA
- a CDS encoding ABC transporter ATP-binding protein, with amino-acid sequence MLLSGLTTSLDVLALETWAPGTARQVLAVEPAGVPARSDADAPRAVLRLANISLSFGGLAALRDVDLDVAQGEIRAVIGPNGAGKSSLLNVISGLYRADQGEVWFGDHAFRQVPTASLAHHGVARTFQNLALFKGLSVFDNVLMGLAHRVRAGFIRQLVGSPLARRIEAENRAAAEEVIGFLHLGDIRDRIAGTLPYGLQKRVELARALVARPKLLLLDEPFAGVTVSEKQELAQHVRGARDRYGTTIVLIEHDIGIVMELSDHIAVLDYGRKIADGPPAEIRANQAVIDAYLGVAHEDETELAI; translated from the coding sequence ATGCTGTTGAGCGGCCTCACCACATCGCTGGACGTGCTGGCCCTGGAGACATGGGCTCCGGGGACGGCACGCCAGGTGCTTGCTGTAGAGCCGGCGGGCGTGCCGGCTCGCTCTGATGCGGATGCTCCGCGTGCGGTGCTCAGGCTCGCCAACATCTCGCTGTCGTTCGGCGGACTTGCTGCCTTGCGCGATGTCGATCTCGACGTCGCGCAAGGCGAGATCCGGGCGGTGATCGGCCCCAACGGCGCCGGCAAGAGCTCGCTGCTGAACGTGATCAGTGGGCTCTATCGGGCGGACCAGGGCGAGGTGTGGTTCGGCGATCACGCGTTCCGCCAGGTGCCGACGGCGAGCCTCGCGCACCACGGCGTCGCCCGGACCTTCCAGAACCTTGCCTTGTTCAAGGGGCTCTCGGTGTTCGACAACGTGCTGATGGGGCTGGCGCACCGCGTCCGTGCCGGCTTCATCCGCCAGCTCGTCGGCTCGCCGCTGGCGCGGCGGATCGAGGCTGAGAACCGCGCCGCGGCCGAGGAGGTGATCGGCTTCCTGCATCTCGGCGACATCAGGGATCGCATCGCCGGCACCCTGCCTTACGGCCTGCAGAAGCGGGTCGAGCTGGCGCGTGCGCTGGTGGCACGTCCAAAACTCCTGCTACTCGATGAGCCGTTCGCCGGGGTGACCGTGAGCGAGAAGCAGGAACTGGCGCAGCACGTACGCGGCGCGCGCGACCGCTACGGCACCACCATCGTGCTGATCGAGCACGACATTGGCATCGTCATGGAGCTCTCCGACCACATCGCCGTGCTCGACTACGGACGCAAGATCGCCGACGGGCCGCCCGCCGAGATCCGCGCCAACCAGGCGGTCATCGACGCCTATCTCGGCGTCGCCCATGAGGACGAAACGGAGCTCGCGATCTGA
- a CDS encoding branched-chain amino acid ABC transporter permease, with protein MFDYQFLVEVLLGGLLSGVMYSLVAIGFVLIYKTSGVLNFAQGAMLLFAALTFVSLVERGTPFALALLATLAIMVALGITIERAVLRPLINQPPITLFMATLGLSYVIEGAAQLLWGTQVHGLEIGVSDIPFDIGGVFISRFDLFAAAVAGSMVALFTLFFRYTRTGLAFRAVADDQFAALAVGLRLPLVWASVWTAAGIVALVAGLLWGARLGVQFSLSLVVLKALPVLVLGGFDSITGAIVGGLLIGAIEKLAEVYVGPFFGGGIEAWAAYVVALALLLVRPSGLFGQKLVERV; from the coding sequence ATGTTCGACTATCAGTTTCTCGTCGAAGTGCTGCTCGGCGGGCTGCTCTCCGGGGTGATGTACTCGCTGGTCGCGATCGGCTTCGTGCTGATCTACAAGACCTCGGGCGTGCTCAATTTCGCGCAAGGCGCGATGCTGCTGTTCGCGGCGCTGACCTTCGTCAGCCTGGTCGAGCGCGGTACGCCGTTCGCGCTGGCGCTGCTCGCCACGCTCGCTATCATGGTGGCGCTCGGCATCACCATCGAGCGCGCCGTGCTGCGGCCGCTGATCAACCAGCCGCCGATCACGCTGTTCATGGCCACGCTCGGCCTGTCCTACGTCATCGAGGGCGCCGCGCAGCTGCTGTGGGGCACCCAGGTGCATGGGCTGGAGATCGGCGTCAGCGACATCCCGTTCGACATCGGCGGCGTGTTCATCAGCCGCTTCGACCTGTTCGCGGCCGCAGTCGCCGGCAGCATGGTCGCGCTGTTCACGCTGTTCTTCCGCTACACCCGCACCGGGCTCGCGTTCCGCGCCGTCGCCGATGATCAGTTCGCCGCGCTCGCGGTCGGGCTGCGGCTGCCGCTTGTGTGGGCTTCAGTGTGGACGGCCGCCGGCATCGTCGCGCTGGTGGCGGGTCTGCTGTGGGGCGCGCGGCTCGGCGTGCAGTTCTCGCTGTCCCTGGTGGTGCTGAAGGCGCTGCCGGTGCTGGTGCTCGGCGGCTTCGATTCCATCACCGGCGCGATCGTCGGCGGGCTGTTGATCGGCGCCATCGAGAAGCTGGCGGAGGTCTATGTCGGGCCGTTCTTCGGCGGCGGCATCGAGGCCTGGGCGGCCTATGTCGTGGCGCTGGCGCTGCTCCTGGTGCGTCCGTCCGGCCTGTTCGGCCAGAAGCTGGTGGAGCGGGTGTGA
- a CDS encoding ATP-binding protein codes for MSSSEIDALRQRLQQLESENARLQALFAADAGRRARAETALAESEERYRTLFNSIDEGFCIIEFFDGPHGPLSDYVHVEANPAYALHAGIPNVVGQKVREMVPDEAGGWVELYGAVLRTGEPIRFERELVATGRYLELAAFRVEPATRRQVAVLFQDITARKRAEAALQEINDTLEARVVAALAERKLLADIVEGTNAFVQVVDMQFRLIAINGASAREFERIFGILPKVGDDLVELLKDMPEHQATVKAVWARALGGEEFTEVAEFGDASRDRRYYEMRFSVLRNGEGAQIGAYQFVYDVTERLQEQTRLHEAEEALRQSQKMEAVGQLTGGIAHDFNNLLTGIMGSLEMLQTRVRQGRFSEIDRYVAAAQGASKRAAGLTHRLLAFSRRQTLDPKPTDVNRLVMGMEELVRRTVGPQITLEVVTAGGLWPALIDPSQLESALLNLCINARDAMPEGGRITIETANKWLDDRAARERDLPPGQYISLCVTDNGTGMTPDVIEHAFDPFFTTKPIGQGTGLGLSMVYGFVRQSGGQVRIYSELGQGTTMCLYFPRHYVGEAEATDAARNSAAMPVHTGQTILVVDDEPTVRMLVMEVLDERGYAVIEAKDGPSGLAALQSSARIDLLITDVGLPGGMNGRQLADAARTTRPGLKVLFITGYAENAILSSGQLAPGMQVLTKPFDVEALAGRVTEMVES; via the coding sequence GTGAGTTCCTCGGAGATCGATGCGCTCCGGCAGCGGCTGCAGCAGCTGGAAAGCGAGAATGCAAGGCTTCAGGCGCTGTTTGCCGCCGACGCCGGCCGTCGAGCCCGCGCCGAAACCGCGCTGGCCGAAAGCGAGGAGCGTTACCGCACACTGTTCAACTCGATCGATGAAGGCTTCTGCATCATCGAGTTCTTCGACGGCCCGCACGGCCCGTTGAGCGACTACGTCCACGTCGAGGCCAATCCGGCCTATGCGCTGCATGCCGGCATCCCCAACGTGGTCGGGCAGAAGGTGCGGGAGATGGTGCCCGACGAGGCCGGCGGCTGGGTCGAGCTCTATGGCGCCGTCTTGCGCACCGGCGAGCCGATCCGGTTCGAACGCGAGCTGGTCGCCACCGGCCGCTATCTCGAACTGGCGGCCTTCCGGGTCGAACCGGCGACGCGGCGGCAGGTGGCGGTGCTGTTCCAGGACATCACCGCGCGCAAGCGCGCCGAGGCCGCGCTGCAGGAGATCAACGACACGCTCGAGGCGCGCGTCGTCGCCGCGCTGGCCGAGCGCAAGCTGCTGGCCGACATCGTCGAAGGCACCAATGCCTTCGTGCAGGTCGTCGACATGCAGTTTCGCCTGATCGCGATCAACGGCGCCTCGGCACGGGAGTTCGAGCGCATTTTCGGCATCCTGCCGAAGGTCGGCGATGATCTGGTGGAGCTCCTGAAGGACATGCCGGAGCACCAGGCGACCGTGAAGGCCGTCTGGGCGCGCGCGCTCGGCGGCGAGGAATTCACCGAGGTCGCCGAGTTCGGCGACGCCAGCCGGGACCGCCGCTACTACGAGATGCGCTTCTCCGTGCTGCGCAATGGCGAGGGAGCACAGATCGGCGCCTACCAGTTCGTCTATGACGTGACCGAGCGGCTCCAGGAACAGACCAGGCTGCACGAGGCCGAGGAGGCGCTGCGCCAGTCGCAGAAGATGGAAGCGGTCGGACAGCTGACCGGGGGCATCGCGCATGATTTCAACAATCTGCTGACCGGCATCATGGGCTCGCTCGAGATGCTCCAGACCCGTGTGCGCCAGGGCCGTTTCTCGGAGATCGACCGCTACGTGGCGGCGGCCCAGGGCGCATCCAAGCGCGCGGCTGGGCTCACTCATCGCCTGCTCGCCTTCTCGCGACGCCAGACGCTCGACCCGAAGCCGACCGACGTCAACCGGCTGGTGATGGGCATGGAGGAGCTGGTCCGCCGCACCGTCGGCCCGCAGATCACGCTCGAAGTGGTGACGGCCGGCGGGCTGTGGCCGGCGCTGATCGATCCATCGCAGCTCGAAAGCGCGCTGCTCAACCTCTGCATCAATGCCCGCGACGCCATGCCCGAAGGCGGCCGGATCACGATCGAGACCGCCAACAAATGGCTCGACGACCGCGCCGCCCGCGAACGCGACCTGCCGCCCGGTCAGTACATCTCGCTTTGCGTGACCGACAACGGCACGGGCATGACACCCGACGTGATCGAGCACGCCTTTGATCCGTTCTTCACGACCAAGCCGATCGGCCAGGGCACCGGCCTCGGCCTGTCGATGGTCTACGGCTTCGTCCGCCAGTCGGGCGGCCAGGTGCGGATCTATTCCGAGCTTGGTCAAGGCACCACGATGTGTCTGTATTTTCCGCGCCACTATGTCGGCGAAGCCGAGGCCACCGATGCCGCGCGCAACAGCGCCGCGATGCCGGTGCACACCGGGCAGACCATTCTCGTCGTCGACGACGAGCCGACCGTGCGCATGCTGGTCATGGAGGTGCTCGACGAGCGTGGCTACGCCGTCATCGAAGCCAAGGACGGCCCTTCGGGGTTGGCGGCGCTGCAGTCGAGCGCGCGCATCGATCTCCTGATCACCGATGTCGGCCTGCCCGGCGGCATGAACGGCCGTCAGCTGGCTGACGCGGCGCGCACGACGCGTCCGGGTCTGAAGGTGCTGTTCATCACGGGCTACGCCGAGAACGCGATCCTGAGCAGCGGCCAGCTCGCGCCCGGCATGCAGGTGCTGACCAAGCCGTTCGACGTCGAGGCCCTCGCCGGCCGCGTCACCGAGATGGTGGAGAGCTGA
- a CDS encoding ABC-F family ATP-binding cassette domain-containing protein produces the protein MIRLDNVSKQVGHQILFIEASAALQRGEKIGLVGPNGAGKTTLFRMISGREQPDEGQVSIDRGVSIGYFNQDVGEMSGRSAVAEVMDGAGPVSSVAAELKELETAMADPDRADEMDDIIARYGEVLARFEELDGYALDSRAREALAGLGFSEEMMDKDVGLLSGGWKMRVALARILLMRPDVMLLDEPSNHLDLESLIWLEQFLKGYEGALLMTSHDREFINRIINKVIEIDAGQLTTYSGDYDFYEQQRALNEKQQQAQYERQQAMLSKEIKFIERFKARASHAAQVQSRVKKLDKIERVEPPKRRQTVAFDFLPAPRSGEDVVALKNVSKSYGSRRIYDGLDFMIRRRERWCVMGVNGAGKSTLLKLIAGSAEPDDGSVTIGGSVKMGYFAQHAMDLLDGDETVFESLEHSFPQAGQGSLRALAGCFGFSGDDVEKRCRVLSGGEKARLVMAKMLYDPPNFLVLDEPTNHLDMATKEMLIAALSSFEGTMLFVSHDRHFLAALSNRVLELTSDGLHQYGGGYTEYVARSGHEAPGLRS, from the coding sequence ATGATCCGCCTCGATAACGTCAGTAAGCAAGTCGGCCACCAGATTCTCTTCATCGAAGCCTCCGCCGCCCTCCAGCGCGGCGAAAAGATCGGCCTGGTCGGTCCGAACGGCGCCGGCAAGACGACGCTGTTCCGGATGATCTCGGGCCGCGAGCAGCCGGACGAAGGGCAGGTCTCGATCGATCGCGGCGTGTCGATCGGCTACTTCAACCAGGATGTCGGCGAGATGTCCGGCCGCAGTGCCGTCGCCGAGGTCATGGATGGGGCCGGGCCAGTATCGTCGGTCGCAGCCGAGCTCAAGGAGCTCGAGACCGCGATGGCTGATCCGGATCGCGCCGACGAGATGGACGACATCATCGCGCGCTATGGCGAGGTGCTGGCGCGGTTCGAGGAACTCGACGGCTATGCGCTCGACAGCCGGGCACGCGAGGCGCTCGCGGGTCTCGGCTTCTCCGAGGAGATGATGGACAAGGACGTCGGCCTGTTGTCCGGCGGCTGGAAGATGCGCGTCGCGCTGGCGCGCATCCTGCTGATGCGGCCCGACGTCATGCTGCTCGACGAGCCGTCCAACCATCTCGACCTGGAAAGCCTGATCTGGCTGGAGCAATTCCTCAAGGGCTATGAGGGGGCGCTGCTGATGACCTCGCACGACCGCGAGTTCATCAACCGCATCATCAACAAGGTGATCGAGATCGACGCCGGCCAGCTCACGACCTATTCCGGCGATTACGATTTCTACGAGCAGCAGCGGGCGCTCAACGAGAAGCAGCAGCAGGCGCAGTATGAGCGCCAGCAGGCGATGCTGTCCAAGGAGATCAAGTTCATCGAGCGCTTCAAGGCGCGCGCCTCGCACGCGGCGCAGGTGCAGAGCCGGGTCAAGAAGCTCGACAAGATCGAGCGGGTCGAGCCGCCGAAGCGGCGCCAGACGGTCGCGTTCGATTTTCTGCCGGCGCCGCGCTCGGGTGAGGACGTGGTCGCGCTGAAGAACGTCTCCAAGAGCTACGGCAGCCGTCGCATCTATGACGGGCTGGATTTCATGATCCGGCGCCGGGAGCGCTGGTGCGTCATGGGTGTCAACGGCGCCGGCAAGTCCACCTTGCTGAAGCTGATCGCCGGCAGCGCGGAGCCCGATGACGGCTCGGTGACGATCGGCGGCAGCGTCAAGATGGGCTACTTCGCCCAGCATGCGATGGATCTGCTGGACGGCGACGAGACGGTGTTCGAATCGCTGGAGCATTCGTTCCCGCAGGCGGGCCAAGGCTCGCTGCGGGCGCTGGCGGGGTGCTTCGGCTTCTCCGGCGACGACGTCGAAAAGCGATGCCGGGTGCTGTCGGGCGGCGAGAAGGCGCGGCTCGTGATGGCCAAGATGCTCTACGATCCGCCGAACTTCCTGGTGCTGGACGAGCCGACCAACCATCTGGACATGGCGACCAAGGAGATGCTGATCGCCGCGTTGTCGAGCTTCGAGGGCACCATGCTGTTCGTGTCCCATGATCGTCATTTCCTCGCGGCGCTCTCCAACCGCGTGCTGGAGTTGACGTCCGACGGGCTCCATCAGTATGGCGGCGGCTACACCGAATATGTCGCCCGCAGCGGCCACGAGGCGCCCGGGCTGCGCAGCTGA